A window of the Nibribacter ruber genome harbors these coding sequences:
- a CDS encoding OmpA family protein, producing the protein MPLLRLLCLSLLFAAYSFAAVGQTKSPLRIRQKAVSDSLRDRTPEAELVLEFPNLNKVAFYQNSSKLNAILKLEKKQNWAKVLPLLEDYVGNFGIDNFYRDTKLLWRLGQLYEKLGQREKAIAYYRLVLKHHRTDIKRVQLYYDSLEQKKQDLYVPLKQYYEIVEYRKSVATYKPPRGVYTNMGDAINSKAEDYGPAVHADSSLFIYTSRRKATKSTGTDEDLYFSKNENGYWHEGQSFGKPINSIYNEGSACLSRDGKTLYFARCESPDGYGNCDLYSANKLTDGSWGQIKNLGTSVNSKAWDSQPTLSPQEDTLYFASDRLGGFGLSDIYYTVKQKNGDWSNAKNLGPVVNTRESEVSPYFHPLYQVLYFSSRGQLLNFGDFDIYKTYRVNGHWQEPRNVGPLVNGKGSEYYFTIDAESKNLYYARSEETNLKNLDLFSFPLPMEAHPLAVTKLSGVLTDSITNKPLNGIISIIDMDNGVEVASKYLRDDGSFDFDLIDNSRYMMLIQSPDFFSIEKEVDLKSDTVMKIMTTLIDYSIPLIFKNLEFDEGKADIKKDMESSLDRIVLFMVDHPDINLSIEGHTDASGDPDANLELSNWRAISIKKYIVDKGKLDENRIHAVGKGSSEPIKEEFTLEDRAVNRRVEFKLIKPGSGTSEGKNDGGGGWE; encoded by the coding sequence ATGCCACTACTTCGACTCCTTTGCCTTTCCTTGCTGTTTGCAGCCTACAGTTTTGCCGCTGTGGGCCAGACGAAATCGCCCTTGCGTATTCGGCAGAAAGCTGTTTCTGATTCTCTTAGGGACCGTACCCCAGAGGCCGAGCTGGTCTTAGAATTCCCGAACCTCAACAAGGTGGCCTTCTACCAAAACTCCTCTAAGCTCAACGCCATTCTAAAGCTGGAGAAAAAACAGAACTGGGCCAAAGTCCTACCATTGCTGGAGGACTACGTGGGCAACTTCGGGATTGACAACTTCTACCGTGACACCAAACTGCTTTGGCGCCTGGGCCAGCTGTATGAGAAACTGGGCCAGCGCGAAAAAGCCATCGCCTATTACCGTCTGGTCCTTAAACACCACCGCACGGACATTAAGCGCGTGCAATTGTACTATGACTCTCTGGAGCAGAAAAAGCAGGATTTGTACGTACCGCTTAAGCAGTATTATGAGATTGTAGAGTACCGCAAAAGTGTGGCCACCTACAAGCCCCCGCGCGGCGTGTACACTAATATGGGCGATGCCATCAACTCCAAGGCAGAAGACTACGGCCCTGCCGTGCACGCGGATAGTTCTTTGTTTATTTACACCTCGCGCCGCAAGGCCACCAAATCCACCGGCACCGACGAGGACCTGTATTTCTCTAAAAACGAGAACGGCTACTGGCATGAGGGGCAGTCCTTTGGCAAGCCCATCAACAGCATTTACAACGAAGGTTCTGCCTGCCTCAGCCGCGATGGCAAGACGCTGTACTTTGCCCGCTGCGAAAGCCCTGATGGTTACGGCAACTGTGACTTGTATTCTGCCAATAAACTTACCGACGGCTCCTGGGGGCAAATTAAGAACCTGGGGACTAGCGTGAACAGCAAGGCTTGGGATTCGCAGCCCACGCTTTCACCGCAGGAAGACACGCTCTACTTTGCCTCAGATAGACTGGGTGGCTTTGGTTTGTCAGATATTTATTACACGGTGAAACAGAAGAACGGCGATTGGTCCAATGCCAAGAACCTGGGACCGGTGGTGAACACCCGCGAGAGTGAGGTGAGTCCGTATTTCCATCCCTTGTACCAGGTGCTGTACTTCAGCTCACGGGGGCAGTTGCTCAACTTCGGGGATTTTGACATCTACAAGACTTACCGCGTGAACGGCCACTGGCAGGAGCCGCGCAACGTGGGTCCGCTGGTGAACGGCAAGGGAAGCGAGTACTACTTCACCATTGACGCTGAATCCAAAAACCTATATTACGCCCGCTCAGAGGAGACCAATCTCAAGAACCTGGACCTTTTCTCCTTCCCGCTGCCCATGGAGGCGCACCCGCTGGCCGTAACCAAACTCTCCGGCGTCCTCACAGACTCCATTACCAACAAACCGCTCAACGGCATCATTTCCATCATTGACATGGACAATGGCGTGGAAGTGGCCTCCAAATACCTGCGCGACGACGGTTCTTTTGACTTTGACCTCATTGACAACAGCCGCTACATGATGCTCATCCAGAGCCCCGATTTCTTCTCCATTGAAAAAGAGGTGGACCTGAAAAGCGACACCGTCATGAAAATCATGACCACGCTCATTGACTACAGCATTCCGCTTATTTTCAAGAACCTGGAGTTTGACGAAGGCAAAGCCGACATCAAAAAAGACATGGAATCCAGCCTGGACCGCATTGTGCTGTTCATGGTGGATCATCCAGACATTAACCTGAGCATAGAAGGCCACACCGATGCTTCCGGAGACCCAGACGCCAACCTGGAACTCTCTAACTGGCGCGCCATCTCCATCAAGAAGTACATAGTGGACAAAGGCAAGCTGGATGAAAACCGAATCCACGCCGTGGGCAAAGGAAGCTCTGAACCCATTAAAGAAGAGTTTACCCTAGAAGACCGCGCCGTGAACCGACGAGTGGAGTTCAAGCTCATTAAACCGGGTTCAGGGACTTCTGAGGGAAAGAATGACGGCGGAGGCGGTTGGGAATAA
- a CDS encoding OsmC family protein, which yields MANNTGKAVWNGGLKEGKGTVSTQSGALDARYSFGSRFEDDVTGTNPEELIGAAHAGCYSMFLSALLEGAGKTATSVTTEAKVTLGKDDTGPFISKIALTCEAEVPGLTNEELQEFAQKAKDGCPISRALGAVKEITLQASLKNA from the coding sequence ATGGCAAACAATACTGGAAAAGCCGTCTGGAACGGCGGCCTGAAAGAAGGCAAGGGAACAGTCTCTACGCAAAGCGGTGCTTTGGATGCGCGCTATTCCTTCGGGTCTAGGTTTGAGGACGACGTGACGGGCACCAACCCAGAAGAACTGATTGGTGCCGCGCATGCAGGCTGTTATTCAATGTTCTTGTCTGCCCTGTTAGAAGGTGCTGGCAAAACTGCCACTTCTGTGACCACTGAGGCCAAAGTCACACTGGGCAAAGACGACACCGGTCCGTTCATCAGTAAGATTGCATTGACGTGTGAGGCAGAAGTGCCGGGCTTGACCAATGAAGAATTGCAGGAGTTTGCCCAAAAAGCCAAAGACGGCTGCCCTATCTCCAGAGCCTTGGGCGCTGTCAAGGAAATAACCCTTCAGGCGAGCTTGAAAAACGCGTAG
- a CDS encoding DUF6702 family protein — MNIRKALYFALLVGFLLPVQAWAHDFHTSITDARYNPKTQSYELSIRLFADDLEDALSKRHKTSIRLDKSERVNKLIAEYLQAHFTISAGKGARPTQKFVGAQEEADAIWLYIEIPAGKAPGQNLFVQNDLLMELFDDQTNILNLQVGARKKSVLSRVGDTQHEVSL; from the coding sequence ATGAATATTAGAAAGGCTTTATATTTTGCATTACTGGTCGGTTTTCTGTTGCCAGTGCAAGCGTGGGCGCATGACTTCCATACCAGCATCACAGATGCGCGCTACAACCCCAAGACGCAGAGCTATGAGTTGTCCATCAGGCTCTTCGCCGATGACCTGGAAGACGCCCTCAGCAAGCGCCACAAGACCAGCATCCGGTTGGACAAGTCTGAGCGCGTGAACAAACTCATTGCCGAGTACCTGCAAGCGCATTTTACCATTTCTGCCGGAAAAGGCGCACGGCCAACTCAGAAGTTTGTAGGCGCCCAGGAAGAGGCAGACGCCATCTGGCTCTACATTGAGATACCCGCCGGCAAGGCACCAGGGCAAAACCTGTTTGTACAGAATGATCTTTTGATGGAGCTCTTTGATGACCAGACCAACATCCTCAACCTGCAGGTGGGCGCCAGGAAGAAGTCGGTGCTTAGCCGCGTTGGAGACACCCAGCATGAGGTTTCCTTGTAG
- a CDS encoding 1-deoxy-D-xylulose-5-phosphate reductoisomerase, translated as MKKRVAILGSTGSIGTQALEVIQAQAEAFEVEVLTAHSNADLLITQAIAVQPNAVVITQEDLYEKVRDALASHPIKVYAGLNSVSSVVQMDTVDIVLTAMVGYAGLLPTIKAIEAGKTIALANKETLVVAGQLITDLAKEKAVNIYPVDSEHSAIFQCLTGEFHNPIEKIILTASGGPFRGKDRTFLETVTRAQALKHPNWEMGAKITIDSASLMNKGLEVIEAKWLFGLQNNQIEVIVHPQSIVHSLVQFEDGSLKAQMGLPDMKLPIQYALGYPNRLKSNYPRFNFMDYPQLTFEKPDLETFQNLGLAFAAMEKGGNAPCVLNAANEVAVAAFLREEIGFLEMSDLISDCLAKVAYIASPSLEDYIQTDQEARRLAQERVHA; from the coding sequence ATGAAGAAACGAGTAGCCATTCTTGGCTCAACCGGCTCCATAGGCACCCAGGCCCTGGAAGTGATTCAAGCGCAGGCAGAGGCGTTTGAGGTGGAGGTGCTCACCGCCCACTCCAACGCAGACCTGCTCATCACTCAAGCCATTGCGGTACAGCCCAACGCGGTGGTCATCACGCAGGAAGACTTGTACGAAAAAGTGCGGGACGCCTTGGCTTCGCACCCAATTAAGGTGTACGCTGGTTTGAATTCGGTGAGTTCTGTGGTGCAGATGGACACCGTGGACATTGTCTTGACGGCCATGGTGGGCTATGCGGGGCTGTTGCCTACCATCAAAGCCATTGAGGCGGGCAAGACCATTGCGCTGGCCAACAAAGAGACGCTGGTGGTGGCGGGGCAGTTGATTACGGATCTGGCCAAGGAGAAAGCGGTGAACATCTATCCCGTTGATTCTGAGCATAGCGCCATCTTTCAGTGCCTCACTGGCGAATTCCATAACCCCATTGAGAAAATCATCCTCACTGCCTCGGGTGGCCCGTTCAGGGGAAAGGACCGCACGTTCTTAGAAACTGTGACCAGAGCACAGGCCTTGAAGCACCCTAACTGGGAGATGGGCGCCAAGATTACCATTGATTCGGCCTCGCTTATGAATAAGGGTTTAGAGGTGATTGAGGCGAAGTGGCTGTTTGGCTTGCAGAATAATCAGATAGAAGTCATCGTGCATCCGCAATCTATTGTGCACTCGCTCGTTCAGTTTGAGGACGGCTCTTTAAAGGCACAGATGGGCTTGCCCGACATGAAACTGCCCATTCAATACGCGCTGGGCTACCCTAACCGCTTGAAATCCAATTACCCACGGTTCAACTTCATGGATTATCCGCAACTCACCTTTGAGAAACCGGATTTGGAGACCTTCCAAAACCTGGGCTTGGCGTTTGCGGCCATGGAGAAGGGTGGCAACGCGCCGTGCGTGCTCAATGCTGCCAATGAGGTGGCCGTAGCCGCATTTTTGCGCGAGGAGATAGGCTTTCTAGAGATGTCTGACCTCATTTCTGACTGTCTCGCCAAAGTTGCGTATATTGCCAGTCCTTCTTTGGAGGATTACATCCAGACAGACCAGGAAGCCCGTCGTTTAGCGCAGGAAAGAGTACACGCCTAG
- a CDS encoding GH3 auxin-responsive promoter family protein yields the protein MGVKAFLSKPLAALAHSRQQSWMQNPAEAQQKILQNLLQKGANTAFGKDHHFKDIQNHQEFAQAVPVGDYEALKPYFDRVKEGEKNVLWPGQPLYFAKTSGTTSGTKYIPITQDSMPNHVSGGKSALLSYIHETGRSQFLDGKLIFLSGSPELEKVSGINTGRLSGIINHHVPGYLRRDQLPSYKTNCIDDWETKLDAIINETIDQRMTLISGIPPWVQMYFDKIMARTGKQIKDVFPDFNLFVYGGVNFAPYRAKLYESIGRKVDSIETFPASEGFFAYQNLQEDPGLLLMADSGIFFEFVPVEEFHNPNPTRLTVAEVKTDVNYALIINSNAGLWGYSIGDTVKFTSLFPHKLVVSGRLKHFISAFGEHVIAEEVEGALQDAMKEFPEVAVTEFTVAPYVSPDAGASYHEWLIAFAQAPQEPEQFAKALDVHLRKRNAYYDDLIAGNILSTLKVTALAPNAFQEYMKQQGKLGGQNKVPRLSNDRTLADGLLANL from the coding sequence ATGGGCGTAAAGGCTTTCTTGAGTAAACCACTGGCGGCTCTGGCCCACAGCCGTCAACAATCCTGGATGCAGAATCCGGCAGAAGCTCAGCAGAAAATCCTACAGAATCTTTTGCAGAAAGGCGCGAACACTGCCTTCGGAAAAGACCATCATTTCAAAGACATACAGAACCACCAGGAGTTTGCGCAGGCCGTGCCCGTGGGCGATTATGAAGCGCTCAAACCCTACTTTGACCGCGTCAAGGAAGGGGAGAAGAACGTGCTTTGGCCGGGCCAGCCGCTGTACTTTGCCAAAACCTCTGGCACTACCTCGGGCACCAAGTACATTCCAATCACCCAAGATTCCATGCCCAATCACGTGAGCGGCGGCAAAAGCGCCTTGCTCAGCTACATTCATGAGACGGGCCGGTCGCAGTTTCTGGATGGCAAATTGATTTTCTTGAGCGGCAGTCCCGAGCTGGAGAAAGTGAGCGGCATTAATACCGGCAGGTTATCGGGCATTATCAACCACCACGTGCCGGGCTACCTGCGCCGCGACCAGTTGCCTAGCTATAAAACAAATTGCATAGACGACTGGGAAACCAAGCTGGACGCCATCATCAATGAAACCATAGACCAGCGCATGACGCTCATCTCGGGTATTCCGCCGTGGGTGCAGATGTACTTTGATAAGATCATGGCGCGCACGGGCAAGCAGATAAAGGACGTGTTTCCAGACTTTAACCTGTTTGTGTACGGCGGCGTGAACTTCGCGCCGTATCGTGCCAAGCTGTATGAGAGCATCGGCCGCAAGGTAGATTCTATAGAGACGTTTCCAGCTTCTGAGGGCTTCTTCGCCTACCAGAACCTGCAGGAAGACCCGGGTTTGCTTTTGATGGCTGACAGTGGCATTTTCTTCGAGTTTGTGCCCGTGGAGGAATTCCATAACCCAAATCCCACGCGCCTGACCGTGGCCGAAGTGAAGACCGATGTCAACTACGCACTCATCATCAACAGCAACGCCGGTCTTTGGGGCTACTCCATTGGCGACACGGTTAAGTTCACGTCCCTGTTTCCACATAAATTGGTAGTCAGTGGCCGTTTAAAACATTTCATCTCAGCGTTTGGCGAGCACGTCATTGCCGAAGAGGTGGAAGGTGCCTTACAGGATGCCATGAAAGAGTTTCCGGAGGTGGCCGTCACCGAGTTTACCGTCGCTCCGTACGTGAGTCCAGATGCCGGGGCATCGTATCATGAGTGGCTGATTGCCTTCGCGCAAGCTCCGCAGGAGCCAGAGCAGTTTGCCAAGGCGTTAGACGTGCATCTGCGCAAGCGTAATGCGTATTACGATGACCTCATTGCCGGTAATATTCTCAGCACTTTGAAGGTGACAGCCTTGGCCCCCAACGCATTTCAGGAGTACATGAAACAGCAAGGCAAGCTGGGCGGCCAGAACAAGGTGCCGCGCCTGAGCAACGACCGGACGCTGGCAGATGGGTTGCTGGCCAATTTGTAA
- the lon gene encoding endopeptidase La: MNNTQDTLLHQLMLADLADDGNGDIISIITTDLEDGEGSEKNKPDTLPLLPVRNTVLFPGVVLPITVTRKKSVKLVRKAYRGDKIVGVVAQKNMSAEEPGGEDLYTVGTMAKILKMLVLPDGNTTIIIQGQSRFTVEEVTQEDPFLTAKVSYCPEVFPNKTSKEVKALVRSLQEAAAKILKLNPEIPQEAQVALDNIDSPSFLTHFLSSNINVEVAQKQKLLEINDGVERGTTLLQLMMREIQMLEIKQEIHSKVHLDIDEQQRDYFLRQQIKVLQDELGMDGPEQEVEKMRLRAAKKKWPETVAKHFNKEIDKLGRLNPQAAEYPISLNYCEFLLDLPWNENTKDNFNLKRTKKILDADHYGLEKVKERILEYLAVLKLKNDMKAPILCLYGPPGVGKTSLGRSVAKALGRKYVRIALGGVRDEAEIRGHRKTYVGAMPGRIISQIKKVESSNPVMILDEVDKINSDFRGDPSSALLEVLDPEQNHTFVDNYLEVEYDLSKVLFIATANSLDTIHPALRDRMEIIEVTGYTIEEKVEIAKRHLLSKLKEDHGLQAKDVAFSTGAIQKVIEDYTRESGVRNLERKLGAVVRNIAKSKAMEEEWPAKLEAKDIVRILGPEIFDKELYQDNETAGVVTGLAWTSVGGDILFIESLLSRGKGKLTLSGQLGDVMKESAMTAVSYLRARAQELDIDYRLFDQYDLHIHFPEGAVPKDGPSAGIAIFTSIASVFTQRKVRSHLAMTGEITLRGKVLPVGGIKEKILAAKRAGVKDVILCNKNRKEVNEIAAHYIAGLNIHYVDRVDDVLEFALLPEKVAKPLELKVTEEPVPARADN; encoded by the coding sequence ATGAATAATACCCAAGATACGCTGTTACACCAACTCATGCTTGCCGACTTGGCAGACGATGGCAATGGAGACATCATCTCCATTATCACCACTGATCTGGAAGACGGAGAAGGTTCTGAGAAGAATAAACCAGATACCCTGCCGCTTTTGCCGGTTCGCAACACCGTGCTTTTTCCGGGCGTGGTTCTACCCATCACCGTGACCAGAAAGAAGTCTGTGAAACTGGTGCGCAAAGCCTATCGCGGCGATAAGATTGTGGGCGTAGTGGCCCAGAAGAACATGTCTGCTGAAGAGCCGGGCGGCGAAGATTTGTACACCGTGGGCACCATGGCCAAAATCCTGAAAATGCTGGTCCTGCCAGACGGGAACACCACCATCATCATTCAGGGGCAGAGCCGCTTTACCGTAGAAGAAGTCACGCAAGAAGACCCGTTTTTGACGGCCAAAGTGTCCTATTGCCCAGAGGTGTTCCCCAACAAAACCAGCAAAGAAGTGAAGGCCCTGGTACGCTCCCTGCAAGAGGCGGCCGCCAAGATTCTGAAGCTCAACCCTGAAATTCCGCAGGAAGCCCAGGTGGCTCTGGACAACATTGACAGCCCAAGCTTCTTGACGCATTTCCTGTCCTCTAACATCAACGTGGAGGTAGCCCAGAAGCAGAAGTTGTTAGAGATTAACGACGGCGTAGAGCGCGGCACTACCTTGTTGCAGTTGATGATGCGTGAAATCCAGATGCTGGAAATTAAGCAGGAAATCCACAGCAAGGTGCACCTGGACATTGATGAGCAACAGCGCGACTATTTCCTGCGTCAGCAAATCAAAGTCTTGCAGGACGAGCTGGGCATGGACGGCCCCGAGCAGGAAGTGGAGAAGATGCGTCTGCGTGCCGCCAAAAAGAAATGGCCCGAAACCGTGGCCAAGCACTTCAACAAAGAGATAGACAAACTAGGCCGCCTGAACCCGCAGGCCGCTGAGTATCCTATCTCCTTGAACTACTGCGAGTTCTTGCTGGACCTGCCTTGGAACGAAAACACCAAGGATAACTTCAACCTGAAGCGCACCAAGAAAATTCTGGACGCTGACCATTACGGCTTGGAGAAAGTGAAAGAGCGCATCTTGGAGTATTTGGCCGTCTTGAAGCTGAAGAACGATATGAAGGCGCCTATCCTTTGCTTGTACGGACCTCCGGGCGTGGGGAAAACTTCGTTGGGACGCTCTGTAGCCAAAGCTTTGGGCCGTAAATACGTGCGCATTGCCTTAGGCGGCGTTCGCGACGAAGCCGAGATTCGCGGGCACCGCAAAACCTACGTGGGCGCTATGCCGGGCCGTATCATCAGTCAGATTAAGAAAGTTGAGTCTTCTAACCCGGTCATGATTCTGGACGAGGTGGATAAGATTAATTCTGACTTCAGAGGCGACCCGTCTTCTGCCTTGCTGGAGGTGTTGGACCCAGAGCAGAACCATACCTTCGTGGACAATTACCTGGAAGTGGAGTATGACCTTTCTAAAGTCTTGTTCATTGCTACGGCTAACTCATTGGATACCATTCACCCAGCCCTGCGTGACCGCATGGAGATTATTGAGGTGACCGGCTATACCATTGAAGAGAAGGTTGAAATTGCCAAGCGCCACTTGCTGTCAAAGCTCAAAGAAGACCACGGCCTACAAGCCAAAGACGTGGCTTTCTCCACCGGAGCCATCCAGAAGGTAATAGAAGACTATACCCGTGAATCTGGTGTAAGGAATCTGGAACGTAAACTGGGGGCTGTTGTCCGAAACATTGCCAAATCCAAAGCCATGGAAGAGGAGTGGCCGGCCAAGCTGGAAGCCAAAGACATAGTGCGCATACTAGGCCCAGAAATCTTCGACAAAGAACTGTACCAGGACAATGAAACCGCAGGCGTTGTGACGGGCTTGGCCTGGACCAGCGTGGGTGGCGACATTCTGTTCATTGAGTCACTATTGAGCCGCGGCAAAGGGAAGCTGACCTTGTCTGGACAGCTAGGCGATGTGATGAAGGAATCTGCCATGACGGCCGTTTCTTACCTGCGCGCCCGTGCCCAGGAGCTGGACATTGACTACCGCCTGTTTGACCAGTATGACTTGCACATCCACTTCCCGGAAGGGGCCGTGCCGAAGGACGGGCCAAGTGCCGGTATTGCCATCTTCACGTCCATTGCCTCTGTGTTTACGCAACGCAAAGTGCGCTCGCATCTGGCCATGACCGGTGAGATTACACTACGCGGAAAGGTATTGCCAGTGGGTGGTATCAAAGAAAAGATTCTGGCGGCCAAACGTGCGGGAGTAAAAGACGTGATTCTGTGCAACAAGAACCGCAAAGAGGTGAATGAGATTGCCGCTCACTACATTGCCGGGCTCAACATCCATTACGTAGACCGCGTGGACGATGTGCTGGAGTTCGCGCTGTTGCCAGAGAAAGTTGCTAAACCGTTAGAATTAAAGGTCACTGAAGAACCAGTTCCGGCCCGCGCTGACAACTAA
- the rseP gene encoding RIP metalloprotease RseP has protein sequence MDALVMAGQLILGLTILVGIHELGHMLTAKWFGMRVEKYAIGFPPKLVSKQVGETEYMIGMIPLGGFVKISGMVDESLDTAMLNAEPQPWEFRAKPAWQRLIVMMGGIIFNVITGIVIYAGLTWYYGDRYLLAEDVKYGIVTNEIGQQIGLKDGDKVVGINGKPLVEFQDVYSPEVLLDRNGSYTVERDGQRMTVPVPADLMDKLADNDKIGFILPREPFVIGSVKSGSAADKAGLKAGDKIVKIGNQPIQFFHEFQAALSHYKAKTVPLQIERAGKPMTLNPTVYEDGTLGFFPELLLPRATHHYGFLESIPLGAEKAFSVIITNIKGFGKIFRAEVSASKALSGPIGIAQIFGGTFSWINFWTITAMLSMVLAFMNFLPIPALDGGHVMFLTYEIISGRKPSDKFLENAQKVGMVLLLGLMAFAIFNDFFKLLFK, from the coding sequence ATGGATGCTTTAGTAATGGCCGGCCAGTTAATTCTGGGGCTGACCATCTTAGTAGGAATACATGAACTGGGTCACATGCTCACCGCCAAGTGGTTTGGCATGCGCGTGGAGAAATACGCCATCGGGTTCCCGCCTAAATTAGTAAGCAAGCAAGTGGGTGAGACCGAGTATATGATTGGCATGATTCCGCTGGGCGGCTTCGTGAAAATCTCCGGCATGGTGGATGAGTCTCTGGACACGGCCATGCTCAATGCCGAGCCTCAGCCTTGGGAGTTCAGAGCCAAGCCGGCCTGGCAGCGACTGATTGTCATGATGGGTGGTATCATCTTCAACGTAATCACCGGTATTGTCATTTACGCGGGCCTCACCTGGTACTACGGGGATCGTTACCTGCTGGCCGAAGACGTGAAATACGGCATTGTCACCAATGAGATTGGTCAACAGATTGGCCTCAAGGACGGTGACAAAGTGGTGGGCATCAACGGAAAACCTTTGGTGGAGTTCCAGGATGTGTACAGCCCAGAGGTGCTCTTGGATAGAAACGGTTCTTACACCGTAGAGCGTGACGGCCAGCGCATGACCGTTCCCGTGCCGGCAGATTTGATGGACAAACTCGCCGACAACGACAAGATTGGCTTTATCTTGCCGCGGGAGCCGTTTGTGATTGGCAGCGTGAAATCTGGCAGTGCCGCAGACAAAGCCGGGTTGAAGGCCGGTGACAAGATTGTGAAGATTGGCAACCAGCCTATCCAGTTTTTCCATGAGTTTCAGGCGGCCTTGAGTCACTACAAGGCCAAGACGGTTCCTTTGCAGATTGAGAGAGCCGGCAAGCCTATGACTTTGAACCCAACCGTGTACGAAGACGGCACCCTTGGTTTCTTCCCAGAACTGCTATTGCCCCGTGCTACCCACCACTACGGGTTCCTGGAGTCCATTCCGCTGGGAGCTGAGAAAGCCTTCTCGGTGATCATAACCAACATCAAAGGCTTCGGGAAGATCTTCAGAGCCGAGGTTTCTGCCTCCAAAGCCTTGAGCGGCCCAATTGGCATTGCCCAGATTTTTGGCGGTACCTTCTCCTGGATCAACTTCTGGACCATCACGGCCATGTTGTCCATGGTGCTGGCGTTTATGAACTTCTTGCCCATTCCGGCGCTGGACGGCGGTCACGTGATGTTCCTGACGTATGAGATCATCTCGGGCCGTAAGCCGTCAGACAAGTTCCTGGAGAACGCGCAGAAGGTGGGCATGGTGTTGCTGCTGGGTTTGATGGCCTTCGCCATTTTCAATGACTTCTTTAAGTTGCTGTTCAAATAG